From the Jilunia laotingensis genome, the window AGCTGACTCGGACAACAAGCGCAGCCGTACCATTCCTGACGGTGATGGTCTCCCTTCGATTCCAACGGGTTGACATAGAAGAAGCGGTCGCCATCGAGTGAGATTCCTGCCAATGCACCGTTGTACATGGAGCGTTCCAGTACATCCACGTATTTCGAGTCGCCTGTGAATTGGTTCATACGCTGGTTCCAGTACACCATGCCGACGGACGCACAGGTTTCGCAATAAGCATCCAGGTTAGGCAAGTCGTAGTCCTCGGTAAATCCTTCGTTGTGGCGGGAAGAGCCGATACCTCCGGTAACGTACATATTGCGCAAGACAACATCGTCCCACAAGCGGTTGAGTGCGGCGATGTATCCGGAATCTTGTTTCAATGCCGCGACATCGGCCATTCCGCAATACAGGTACATGCAGCGCACGGCATGTCCACCGATGCTCTCCATGTCGCGTACAGGCATTTCGTCCTGATAATATTGAGGGTCCCATTCACCTTCATCTCCTTTAGTGCCGTAACCGTGTCCGCGCTCTTCCAGCAGCCAATTGGCAAAATCCAGGTATTTAGGTTCTTTGGTGATTTGCGACAGTTTGACCAACGCCAACTCGATCTCTTCGTGTCCCGGTACCCAGTGGCGCTTGTCGGGGCCGAACTGATCCATCATGTGGTCTGCCATGCGGATGCAGACATCCAAAAGTTTACGCTTGCCGGTTGCTTGATAGTAAGCCACTCCGGCTTCTATCATGTGTCCCGCACAGTACATCTCGTGCTTGTCCATGTTTTTCCAACGTTTGTCCAGCCCGGTCAGCGTGTAGAATGTGTTGATATAGCCGTCGGGTTGCTGGGCAGCCGCAAATTTGTCGATCCACTCATCAGCTTTCTTTTCCAATTCCGGGTTCGGATTGTTGATCAGGCTGTAGGCGATGCCTTCCATGGCTTTGTATACATCCGAATCGTCGAAGAAGATACCGGAGTGTTCGCCTTCGCCTTTGGCGGCATTTTCAAAGTTGCGG encodes:
- a CDS encoding glycoside hydrolase family 127 protein — its product is MKLNTLVSVACLALCGCSTQQVSEETPLKMIDQVDFSHVHVQDNFWSPRLSKHISATLPVCIDQIENQTGRIRNFENAAKGEGEHSGIFFDDSDVYKAMEGIAYSLINNPNPELEKKADEWIDKFAAAQQPDGYINTFYTLTGLDKRWKNMDKHEMYCAGHMIEAGVAYYQATGKRKLLDVCIRMADHMMDQFGPDKRHWVPGHEEIELALVKLSQITKEPKYLDFANWLLEERGHGYGTKGDEGEWDPQYYQDEMPVRDMESIGGHAVRCMYLYCGMADVAALKQDSGYIAALNRLWDDVVLRNMYVTGGIGSSRHNEGFTEDYDLPNLDAYCETCASVGMVYWNQRMNQFTGDSKYVDVLERSMYNGALAGISLDGDRFFYVNPLESKGDHHRQEWYGCACCPSQLSRFLPSIGNYIYGTSNDAIWVNLYIGNKTDIEIDQTNVTLQQETSYPWEGQVKLTVNTSAPVKKDIRLRIPGWCKKYVLSVNGKSVEAPMEKGYAVIKDWKSGDRIELNMDMPVEKVEADPRVKQNIGKRAIQRGPLVYCMEEVDNGKECDQLSITPQTTFESTFDSSLLNGVEVIKATTDGQSITFIPYYAWDNRTAGKMKVWVDYKE